One segment of Carya illinoinensis cultivar Pawnee chromosome 1, C.illinoinensisPawnee_v1, whole genome shotgun sequence DNA contains the following:
- the LOC122310047 gene encoding U-box domain-containing protein 33-like isoform X3 yields the protein MGAAAKKHYNRNMMDLKSRKARYVCERAPVYCFIQFICKGHLIHTRKPRTDTENGESSLMMLRSQSVPSGNYNMNEAQTSSSNFFRSPYIVNSVFNGTFQGGTGELSSPNSRSEVERNSTSNNESDVSLLRSRRSSSTCSTYSPRRVIDSTRDQLILKPRTPLEGLFMSTAFSPSSSSVMDVASSNVVQENSLDNPHYEKLQQLMADAEKLALLQQKVARELGEAISKAQEELILRREIEKRNAKEREIETMKYQIDQLMEKFQTFHERETSLKNQIVELQVERDSTVKEAEELRNKQGECSSWNNAQFTEFSLSEIKKATQNFHESLKIGGGGYGNIYKGNLHQIEVAIKRPHSQSLHSNYPRQGPAEFQMEVRVLSHLRHPNLVRLIGSCPEEFVLIYEYLPNGSLEDRLKCRDKSPPLLWKTRIRIAAELCSVLVYLHSRAPHSIVHGDLKPSNILLDANLVSKLSDFGICRMLCHDQCSNNNTTLCHITVPKGTPGYVDPEFLETGKLTIKSDVYSFGIILLQLLTNHSAISIANEVKNALGTMSLQAVLDPSAGDWPIVVAQSLAKLALWCCDRNQENRPKLGSDVLEKLESMRAST from the exons GAAACCACGTACAGACACAGAAAATGGAGAATCAAGCCTCATGATGTTAAGATCACAATCAGTTCCTTCTGGGAATTACAATATGAATGAGGCTCAAACTTCAAGCTCAAACTTCTTCAGATCACCATATATTGTAAATAGTGTCTTCAATGGTACTTTCCAAGGAGGCACCGGAGAGCTTTCATCCCCGAATAGCAGGTCGGAGGTGGAACGCAACAGTACTTCTAATAATGAGTCGGATGTATCTTTATTAAGGAGTCGGCGTTCAAGTTCAACTTGCTCAACATACTCTCCAAGAAGAGTGATTGACTCAACTCGCGACCAATTAATACTGAAACCACGTACTCCATTGGAGGGGTTGTTCATGAGTACTGCATTCTCACCAAGCAGCTCTTCTGTTATGGACGTTGCATCTTCTAACGTTGTG CAGGAAAATAGTTTAGATAATCCACATTATGAAAAACTTCAACAACTGATGGCAGACGCGGAAAAATTGGCACTCTTGCAGCAAAAAGTAGCAAGAGAGCTTGGTGAGGCTATTAGCAAG GCCCAAGAAGAGTTGATACTCAGAAGAGAAATTGAGAAAAGGAatgcaaaagagagagaaattgaaACGATGAAATATCAGATAGACCAACTCATGGAAAAGTTCCAGACTTTCCATGAACGTGAAACATCATTAAAGAATCAAATTGTAGAATTGCAGGTGGAACGGGATAGCACAGTGAAAGAAGCTGAAGAGCTAAGAAATAAACAAGGAGAATGCTCAAGTTGGAATAATGCTCAGTTCACTGAGTTCTCACTCTCAGAGATTAAGAAAGCAACTCAAAACTTTCATGAATCCCTGAAAATTGGAGGAGGAGGATATGGAAACATATACAAAGGCAATCTACACCAAATCGAGGTTGCTATAAAGAGGCCACATTCTCAGAGCTTGCATTCTAACTACCCTAGGCAAGGACCCGCAGAGTTTCAAATGGAG GTTCGTGTATTGAGTCATCTAAGGCATCCGAATCTTGTGAGACTTATTGGATCTTGCCCAGAAGAATTTGTACTCATATATGAgtatctgcccaatggaagccTTGAAGATCGACTCAAATGTAGGGACAAGAGTCCTCCATTGTTATGGAAAACTCGTATTCGTATTGCTGCAGAGTTGTGCTCGGTCCTTGTGTATCTCCATTCCAGAGCACCTCACAGCATCGTACATGGTGATCTAAAACCATCCAATATCCTCCTTGATGCCAACCTTGTTTCAAAACTTAGTGACTTTGGGATTTGCCGTATGTTGTGCCATGATCAATGTTCAAACAACAACACAACACTATGTCATATAACTGTCCCAAAGGGCACCCCAGGTTATGTAGATCCTGAGTTCCTTGAAACAGGAAAGCTTACCATAAAGTCAGATGTTTATTCATTTGGAATCATATTACTACAATTGTTGACTAATCATTCTGCCATCTCCATAGCAAATGAAGTGAAAAATGCCTTAGGTACCATGAGTTTGCAAGCTGTCTTGGATCCATCTGCTGGGGATTGGCCAATTGTGGTTGCACAAAGTTTGGCTAAATTGGCATTGTGGTGTTGTGATAGGAACCAAGAAAACCGGCCAAAACTTGGGTCAGATGTTTTGGAAAAGCTTGAATCAATGAGGGCTTCAACTTGA